The sequence TGAGGCGTTGTATGCAAATTCATGCACTATATGCATGCAGTGCTCATTTTGGCAGGCTAGCCAGAGAAAAAGCCCTTAAACGGCAAGGGCAAAGTGGCGAGAGTGGGGGAAAATCCCTGCCTTGAGAGGTTACAGGCAGGGTGGGATTATTAATGAATTCGTGCGTTAGAACCGTAGCGATTTAATACTTTTCGCTCTGGTAGAATAACGGCGGGTATTATTTCAGGCTCTTTAACCGGAGGGCGAGTGATTATTTTATCCACACTCTCAATCGATTTAAAGGTACAAGAACATTCTATATTCTGACACTGATAATATGCCTCTTTGGTCTGCTCTGATAAATAGCGACTGGCGCGAGTATGAGACGCATGTTTACACACTGGGCAACGCATCATATTAGCTTTCCTCTTCTTGCTGTAATTTTTTTCTTTTTATAATTATCTCTTTGGCTAATTTAGAGCAAGAAGCCGGGCTATTGTATAACTTCCAGTCCACTCCATTTAAATTAGGCCTATTCCAGCCGATTTTATCTAAAGTTGAGTCTGGATATATTGAGATCTTATGACGCTCCGCAACATCTACTAATATCCGCCCTACTTGTCGTTCCATTATCTTATCCGGGGTTTCATAACCAAGCTGATTTTCGTTGCCCTCATCAGCGAGTGCTAGAGCACGTAATTTCAACTTAATAACCCTTATCAGAGAGGAGGGAAGTTCCAGTAAAGCCTGTCGCCATTCTTGTTCAGCATAAATTTTAAAGTTCTCTTTATAAGTATTTTCAAGTTTTTTTGCTGAATAACAACATGCCAGCATCGCTGAATCTTTATCAAGCTCCAGCTCTTTGATTAGTGTTGAGAACTCCTTAGCTAATTCTTTTTGTGAGATTCGCTGACCATGCTGTTCTTTCAGCTCATCGGTCATTTCACCGCGCATATTACGAAACAAGCTCCGCCAGCGACTTTCCGCCTGCTTGCCTTTTATTTCTGCTTCTTGTTGTTGTTCATGGCAACGAGTAATTGCAGAGGTAACTTCATTCAGTATTAGCATGTTTTTCTGATGTGCTGCTTTCGCCACTTCAAAATGTTCCAAAGGGGTCATGTCAGGGATCGTGCTCATTGGTATAACTCCGTTTCAGTCAAGGTGGAGTCATTTTGCAAGCTCTCACACAACGCCTCAATCAATGCCCGTTGTGCCATTTCCCATACAACACACTCTCAAATCAAACTAAAAGGGCTATAAAAATAATAGTTTTATAAAAACTGTTCACTACTCTTCACTTTAGTAAAAAAGTATTAATAATCAATAAATAAAA comes from Yersinia bercovieri ATCC 43970 and encodes:
- a CDS encoding ogr/Delta-like zinc finger family protein, which produces MMRCPVCKHASHTRASRYLSEQTKEAYYQCQNIECSCTFKSIESVDKIITRPPVKEPEIIPAVILPERKVLNRYGSNARIH